In Passer domesticus isolate bPasDom1 chromosome 32, bPasDom1.hap1, whole genome shotgun sequence, the following are encoded in one genomic region:
- the CDC42SE1 gene encoding CDC42 small effector protein 1, with the protein MSDFWHKLGCCVVEKPQPKKRRRRIDRSMIGEPMNFVHLTHIGSGDMAAGEGLPMTGAVQEMRSKGGRERQWSNSRVL; encoded by the exons ATGAGTGACTTCTGGCACAAGCTGGGCTGCTGCGTCGTGGAGAAGCCGCAGCCC aagaagaggaggagaaggatcGACCGCTCCATGATCGGGGAGCCCATGAACTTCGTGCACCTGACGCACATCGGCTCCGGGGACATGGCTGCGGGAGAGGGGCTGCCCATG ACCGGTGCTGTCCAGGAGATGAGGTCCAAGGGCGGCCGGGAGCGACAGTGGAGCAACTCCCGTGTGTTGTAG
- the PRUNE1 gene encoding exopolyphosphatase PRUNE1 isoform X1 yields the protein MERFVAGNRAALQDHIQQHQEIHVVMGNEACDLDSTVSALALAYFLAQTSPAPKAAFVPVLNIPRADFALRTETTFLLRERGVPAAALVFRDEIDLAGLHRAGLLSLTLVDHHVLPGSADAALEEAVVEVLDHRPLERDRGPPCQVTVEPVGSCATLVTERILQGPPGVLDRTTAALLHGTILLDCINLSPAAGKVTPRDVACVALLEERFPELPARDAVFGALQAAKFDVTGLTTEQMLRKDLKVLSNDEAVVGISGVFEDLETFLLRPGLLQELEAFCQARGYAGLVAMTVSFNERHEPTRKLAVYSAQEPLRSTLCRALEEATSPSLQLRPLPSPWPRVAAYAQGNAVAARKKVLPILRAALGGLGAAGGPEEEVVPPPTPMNSLVEECPLAQAVPPLCPQDVLERVSRIAAGQPPGSPK from the exons ATGGAGCGCTTCGTGGCGGGGAACCGGGCGGCCCTGCAG GACCacatccagcagcaccaggagatCCACGTGGTGATGGGCAACGAGGCCTGTGACCTGGACTCCACCGTCTCCGCGCTGGCCCTGGCTTATTTCCTCGCCCAG ACCAGCCCGGCTCCCAAAGCCGCCTTCGTGCCCGTGCTCAACATCCCCCGCGCCGACTTCGCGCTGCGGACGGAGACCACGTTCCTGCTGCGGGAGCGGGGCGTGCCGGCCGCCGCGCTGGTGTTTCGGGACGAGATCGACCTGGCGGGGCTGCACCGCGCCGGGCTGCTCTCCCTGACGCTGGTCGATCACCACGTCCTGCCCGG CAGTGCTGATGCTGCCCTGGAGGAGGCCGTGGTGGAGGTCCTGGACCACCGGCCGCTGGAGCGGGACCGCGGGCCCCCGTGCCAGGTGACCGTGGAGCCCGTGGGCTCCTGCGCCACGCTGGTGACCGAGCGGATCCTGCAGGGCCCCCCGGGCGTGCTGGACAGAACCACGGCCGCGCTGCTGCACG GCACCATCCTGCTGGACTGCATCAACCTGAGCCCGGCCGCGGGCAAGGTGACGCCCCGGGACGTGGCCTGCGTGGCCCTGCTCGAGGAGAGGTTCCCGGAGCTGCCGGCCCGCGACGCCGTGTTCGGAGCCCTGCAGGCGGCCAAGTTTGATGTCACAG GGCTGACGACGGAGCAGATGCTGCGGAAGGACCTCAAAGTCCTCTCCAACGACGAGGCTGTCGTCGGCATCAGCGGCGTCTTCGAGGACCTGGAA ACGTTCCTGCTGCGGCCTGGcttgctgcaggagctggaggcgTTCTGCCAGGCCCGTGGCTACGCGGGGCTGGTGGCCATGACCGTGTCCTTCAACGAGCGCCACGAGCCCACGCGGAAGCTCGCGGTGTACAGCGCGCAGGAGCCGCTGCGCAGCACG ctgtgccgGGCGCTGGAGGAGGCGACGTCGCCGTcgctgcagctgcggccgcTGCCGAGCCCCTGGCCCCGCGTGGCCGCCTACGCCCAGGGCAACGCCGTGGCCGCTCGGAAGAAGGTGCTGCCCATCCTGCGGGCAGCCCTGGGGGGCCTGGGGGCCGCCGGGGGTCCCGAGGAGGAGGTGGTGCCCCCGCCCACCCCCATGAACAGCCTGGTGGAGGAGTGTCCCCTGGCGCAGGCCGTGCCGCCGCTGTGTCCCCAGGATGTCCTGGAGCGCGTCAGCCGCATCGCCGCGGGGCAGCCCCCCGGCTCCCCGAAATAG
- the PRUNE1 gene encoding exopolyphosphatase PRUNE1 isoform X2: MERFVAGNRAALQDHIQQHQEIHVVMGNEACDLDSTVSALALAYFLAQTSPAPKAAFVPVLNIPRADFALRTETTFLLRERGVPAAALVFRDEIDLAGLHRAGLLSLTLVDHHVLPGADAALEEAVVEVLDHRPLERDRGPPCQVTVEPVGSCATLVTERILQGPPGVLDRTTAALLHGTILLDCINLSPAAGKVTPRDVACVALLEERFPELPARDAVFGALQAAKFDVTGLTTEQMLRKDLKVLSNDEAVVGISGVFEDLETFLLRPGLLQELEAFCQARGYAGLVAMTVSFNERHEPTRKLAVYSAQEPLRSTLCRALEEATSPSLQLRPLPSPWPRVAAYAQGNAVAARKKVLPILRAALGGLGAAGGPEEEVVPPPTPMNSLVEECPLAQAVPPLCPQDVLERVSRIAAGQPPGSPK, encoded by the exons ATGGAGCGCTTCGTGGCGGGGAACCGGGCGGCCCTGCAG GACCacatccagcagcaccaggagatCCACGTGGTGATGGGCAACGAGGCCTGTGACCTGGACTCCACCGTCTCCGCGCTGGCCCTGGCTTATTTCCTCGCCCAG ACCAGCCCGGCTCCCAAAGCCGCCTTCGTGCCCGTGCTCAACATCCCCCGCGCCGACTTCGCGCTGCGGACGGAGACCACGTTCCTGCTGCGGGAGCGGGGCGTGCCGGCCGCCGCGCTGGTGTTTCGGGACGAGATCGACCTGGCGGGGCTGCACCGCGCCGGGCTGCTCTCCCTGACGCTGGTCGATCACCACGTCCTGCCCGG TGCTGATGCTGCCCTGGAGGAGGCCGTGGTGGAGGTCCTGGACCACCGGCCGCTGGAGCGGGACCGCGGGCCCCCGTGCCAGGTGACCGTGGAGCCCGTGGGCTCCTGCGCCACGCTGGTGACCGAGCGGATCCTGCAGGGCCCCCCGGGCGTGCTGGACAGAACCACGGCCGCGCTGCTGCACG GCACCATCCTGCTGGACTGCATCAACCTGAGCCCGGCCGCGGGCAAGGTGACGCCCCGGGACGTGGCCTGCGTGGCCCTGCTCGAGGAGAGGTTCCCGGAGCTGCCGGCCCGCGACGCCGTGTTCGGAGCCCTGCAGGCGGCCAAGTTTGATGTCACAG GGCTGACGACGGAGCAGATGCTGCGGAAGGACCTCAAAGTCCTCTCCAACGACGAGGCTGTCGTCGGCATCAGCGGCGTCTTCGAGGACCTGGAA ACGTTCCTGCTGCGGCCTGGcttgctgcaggagctggaggcgTTCTGCCAGGCCCGTGGCTACGCGGGGCTGGTGGCCATGACCGTGTCCTTCAACGAGCGCCACGAGCCCACGCGGAAGCTCGCGGTGTACAGCGCGCAGGAGCCGCTGCGCAGCACG ctgtgccgGGCGCTGGAGGAGGCGACGTCGCCGTcgctgcagctgcggccgcTGCCGAGCCCCTGGCCCCGCGTGGCCGCCTACGCCCAGGGCAACGCCGTGGCCGCTCGGAAGAAGGTGCTGCCCATCCTGCGGGCAGCCCTGGGGGGCCTGGGGGCCGCCGGGGGTCCCGAGGAGGAGGTGGTGCCCCCGCCCACCCCCATGAACAGCCTGGTGGAGGAGTGTCCCCTGGCGCAGGCCGTGCCGCCGCTGTGTCCCCAGGATGTCCTGGAGCGCGTCAGCCGCATCGCCGCGGGGCAGCCCCCCGGCTCCCCGAAATAG